The Tripterygium wilfordii isolate XIE 37 chromosome 23, ASM1340144v1, whole genome shotgun sequence genomic sequence tccctcccccccccccccccaccacTAGATCCAAATCCAAACCCCAAACCCATTCGGTGAGAAATTGAAGTAATGAGAGCAAGACAATGCCAGATTCACACCACCACCTCTCAAGTATAATATTTCTATCCAGTTTATGATGTTAGAGTGAACATATTGATCGACCACTTGAGTGATAGATTACTAGTGAATTTTTCTCAAAAGACCTCTATTGTCGACCATGTTGGTAACCCGCAACCCTCCAAAATCATCACCATCTTTTGAATCAGGATCTCCTGGTAGCGGTGGTTGATAAGTGCAAGCACGAACATGACGACCACGGTTGAGCTGACCACGTCCCCTACTACAGATGGGTAGGGGTGCTCGTTCCTCTAGGGATATCTCCTCAGTAGGAAATTGACGTTCAGCATGTCCATGTTGCACTCGAATCATGAATCGAGTGAAGATCTCGCGCAACTCATCCATCTGTTGTCGTTGTGTGGCGTTCTCTGTCCAAAAATCTTTGATTCCTTTCTCTACAATAGTTGGGTTATGTCCTCCTCCTTCGTTGTTAGCCATGGATTCAAGGTCAACTCCTTGAATCTGATACCAACTAGCGTAGGTGGAAACAACAATGAAGCCTAAACCATCATTTAATCCAagaaaagaacactaaaatccACCATATTTGAAGTAAACTCTCAAGGTTTTCAACGTATTTCTCAAAATCCAAAGTTGATGACATGAAAAatgcaaaaatgtcaaattacTACAATACCCTTGAAATATAAAATGACCCATTTAAGGCCCTCAATgatgaaatttcataaaattaGGTAAAAGTTTGTGTGATTATGACAACGTGGTGTTTCAATCCTTCTAAGCAGTTTTGTTAGAAGTGTCAAAGTAAGTGTTGGCAAGTCTACTTTTTTCAacaaacacatttttattttgtgattatAAAATCCCAataacaaagagagagagagagagagagatcattAAGATTACTTCATGATAATGAAGAGTGCAAGATTAAGGAGAATTAGGCAATATTATGTCAAGCGAGCGAGTAGATGGATAATGTTCATGCGTTGTATGTTAAATATGTTTGAGTGAAGGGGACCAGTGATAAAAGCAAAGGACGAGGAGGTAGGATATGGGGAGTCCGCAAATTCGACGAGATAGTGTATGTGTGAACATTAATGTTATTGTACGAGGCGGCTCGATTTTTTGGTGGATAACATTATAAGTgagaggtccacattgatttctttGCATTCTCACCACACTTTCAATCTTTTCTCGATCTCCATTATTGTCCTTTGCTTTGTCTTTTGCAAATAAAAAACTGAATGACACAGTTGCACATGACGTAAACGTTTATGGATGgtagtacatatatatgtatacattaaCACATATATCTGAAACAGTATTTGAGTTAGAACAAATTCATTGGGCTTATAAAATTTTAGAAGAACATTTTagtgaaaattcacaaaaattatGGGATCGTAGTCCATGATTCTGTCATCTCCTAATATAATTCTTAGGGTTAAACCAATGGATTATCCTAGACAAAGAATACATgaatttgataatcaaatcaaaaaattatttaaccTATCTATGTAAGTGTTAATTCTATCTGTGTATGCACTCTTAGTGTTGATGATATAAAGCctaaagagatagagagagagatcatCAAGATTAGTTGATGATAAAGATCAGTGAAAGATTAAGGAGATTTGGCCAATTCTTGTCAAGTGAATGAGTAAATGGATAAGGATCATATGTGTTGTATGTTAAATATGTTTGAGTGAAGAGGGACCAGGAACAAAAGCGAAGGACGAGGCAGTGTATGTGTGAACatttgggcttgtttgggaatgttgtgaggtgctgtgaggtgcggtgtggtgatgtgagttataaaactgtggtgctgtgaggtgagttggaacgcaaaaagctgtttggcgcatcacttttaaaactgtgatgcggtggggtgcggtgctgtgaggtgcgtttgacgtatctaaattatggttatattagatgactaataatattaatataaaatcacttaaggtttacattgtacattaatctaaaataaaataattgacctaatttgattacataggaCAATTcgacatatattgtaagcgtttgggagtgatgtgaggtgtggtgaggtgttgtgaggtaaaaagctgtggtgctgtgatgtgagttggaacgcaaaaactgtttggcatgtcacaaaaaactgtggtgcggtgagGTGttttgcaactgaacgcagttgTAACACACTGCAAAACTCATACATTATAAGTTTGAGAGAAGATGGACCAGGAACAAAAGCCAAGGACGACGTTCACATTGATTTCTTTGGATTTTTCATTACACTTGCAAACAAAAAGCCGAAGTGTCAGAGTTGCAAATGCCAAAAACGTTTATTGATGGtagtacacatatatatatatgtatgtatatatgtatgtatacatatatacgcAAGTTGAATtactttctttgttattttctaAGAAACCCTTTTGATAATGTATTGTAAACATgataatttttttccaaaatacgtatccatttgtgtttttattggtAATCGTCCCAAATAAAAAAgtgtttattgaaaaaaaatagactTTCCGATAGTTATTTTAATACTACTCCAAATGGGAGTTAAATACCAATATTCCTTACAAAGATGGATGGTGACTATTCACATAGggcattatatatattaaaaataaatagtaCTATTCACATGCATGGCGCATTATCTACATAATAAAAATGAATACTACTATTCACATGCATGGCGTATTATCTGCATCTATGCGTAAGAACGCTTGTTCAATTATTTTTACTTTTCACTACTCGAAAATCAGTAACACTGGTTAGAAGTAACTCGCTCGACTTAGGCAACTACTATAAAAGGGGAATGTTTGTCAAAcaggaagaacaagaagaacctCCAGAGTAGCAGCTCATTGTTCAAGGTTTTCCTACAATGTCATCCTCCAATCAATCTCTTCTCTTTTCAGTCACTCTCTTTGCTCTCATCTCTTCCACCATTTCCCGATCAATAATCCAAATGCCTATTCCCAGCCATCGAAATATCCACGCTGATGATGAAGATCTCTTGTGCGACAGTTGGCGATTATCCGTCGAGACCAACAATATCGGATCCTGGTCGACAGTCCCCCCTGATTGCGTTACCAATGTTAAAGACTACATGACCGGTGAGCGATACAACATGGACACCTTGTGGGTCACATGGGTCTCGTTGTCCTTTGCCGGTACTATAAAGATCGCCGGCGATGGAAAGGACGCTTGGATCTTGGGTGTCGATGACGCTCTGCTCTCCAATCTTCCTTACTACCAGGACCATGGATACGGGTAAGTCGCGCTGCTGAAAAATTGTTTATCACCGCCATTCGATCTACTTATATGTGAAAAAATGACGTACGTACGAAATCGGGTTGCAATTATTCAATCccataaatttgtttttgtatGACCAATGGCCGTGTGCCACATGCCATGTATGACGGCAGTATTGGTCAACAATATAGTGGTTGACTGatggtaaaagagaaaataataaaaatcacaCTAGTTTGATATTTCAATTATCCCAATTATTGAGTTAAATGTTCGTGTACTCTACATATCTTACATGATGCACAACATATAAAATCATGTGCATAAAATTCCATAACTGTGACAACTGAAACACCTCTATACCAATAATTGATGGATCCCTATCATTATGAAAGGAGCAACGGTTAATATGGGTGCAAGCTTTGACCTAGCTAGTAATTGCTTTTGGTTCTTAATGAACCATACATGGCTTAATTACAAGATGTGTTTGTATTGTGAAGTTCTGGTTGTTGCTTGATTTGTAGTGGTTGACGTAAATTATAAACCAAATTTAATAACCAATATGGTTTTTGGATGCAGATCAGAAAGTTTCAATGAAACTTCATATAATGAATGGGTGGATTTGGCTAATGCTCCTGCTGTACCTTCTAGTACTTTTTTGTATACGCTGCTCAAGAGGTATGGGTTCACTATATTTTTACTGTCAGGGCGCGATGAATTTCAAAGGAAAGTTACCATTGAAAACCTTTCTTCTCAAGGTTTTTCGGGCTGGGAAGATCTTATCTTGAGGTATTGGATATAATGCAAAATATGATTCAACTCAATAAGAATGGTTTAAATTTCATGCAAGTTTAGTTGTTTATGCAAAAGTTGAACTAACAACTCTGATCTTTTGGTAATGATACAGGCAGGATTCAGACCAGGGCGTTCCGGCAGTTGTCTACAAGTCTCAGAAGAGATTGGAGTTGGTTAATAAAGGTTACAGGATTCATGGGGTGTCTGGAAGTCAATGGAGTGATTTGCTGGGCTTTACTGTCGGAGAACGATCCTTTAAAATCCCAAATCCATTATATTACGTTTCTTAGCTTGAAGATGATCGATGATCATGTCTTCCTTGTAAGGACTATGATTGTGATATCGTTGTATTAAGGGTTTAAAGCCACTAGGCGTAATCATAATAAGACCCTTTGGAATAATTGAATTATGATGGGAAGTCATTTCTCTAATAAGATATGTTCTCTTCTCACTATTATTTTGATCATCTACTACTATTGCGATATACGGGTGGTAAGAGATAACAATTGAAgtttaagaaagaaagaataataCGAAAGAATTTTATTGAATGTTGCCACTTCTCGTTAAACACAAGCATCAGTTCTTAAATAGAAACTTAACAAACAAATAATGGAACTAATTACTAACTGCACATGATCGCCATTCTCATCCAGCCGTTAGAGAGTAAGCTACCCTTGAATGATCTCTGAGGTTTCTTGAGACTTGTTGATTAACATGAAGTCTGTTATTGACCATACCAGAATGAgactgaatttgttcttcagtTGATTGATTGTTGAGTTATCTCTTGTCTTGAGGAAGTCACACTTGGATCAAACTCTTTATCCAGCATATTCAAACTAACCATGTGAGGTGGACTGCCTTATCTCTCCAGTTCAACCCCTTATCTCTCCTTTGATCCTCACATGACTGATCATTATCCAGCCTTACTTCTCCATCactcatttttttgttatttgtaagaATAACAAAATGACTGCTAACATGAAATGAGGAGCCCCTCTGTAATGTCGTAATTAGGTAAGATCGGAGTAGGGATGAAAACGGTcggttttgattattttttccgattttttatataaatttaaccGACTGATCGGTCGATTATAGTCGATTTTTTCGATCAgctctttaaaaaaatatataatcttTTGAAAAAATCAACCGATCGATTGGTTTGGTTATCAGTCGGTTCGGTTATTCGATTTAGTTTTTAACATCCAAACTTTGGAGTCAAGCAAGAGGGTAGTGGGAAAGTGAGGATCTTCTTAAATTCCACCACACTCATATATGTCATTGTCTACGTATCAACGACTTCTCATTTGAATCTAACGTTcataattaaatcaattttttattatttaataagGACAATAAAGTCTAAAGAAATTATTATATCTAGATAAAAACCCTTCGTAATGGTTCTCCCATTTTTTGCGATGAACAAACCAACAAACCTACAGTCGAAAGACCAGAAGCGAGAGTACAAAAATGAAGATCAACTTGCCTGCAATTGTATAGAGTTACCTTAGATTTTTAGTGTTTTACATgagtgtatatgtatgtatggggAGAATTAGTTGGCCATACACCACTGTCGTCACAATGTGTGGCACGTACGTATACACACAAATGACAAGATATATGGAAAGGATAAAATTAGTTTTGGGTGTTTTGAGAGATAGTAATGGtatttttatttgcattttttcTGGTCCTTCAGTGAGTAAGGACTCAAATTCTGCTGAACTGAGGGCCATCATGACTGCTCGAGACCTTGATTGATCGTGGTTTTCAAGATGTAGATGGCATCATTGT encodes the following:
- the LOC119992413 gene encoding acid phosphatase 1-like, with the protein product MSSSNQSLLFSVTLFALISSTISRSIIQMPIPSHRNIHADDEDLLCDSWRLSVETNNIGSWSTVPPDCVTNVKDYMTGERYNMDTLWVTWVSLSFAGTIKIAGDGKDAWILGVDDALLSNLPYYQDHGYGSESFNETSYNEWVDLANAPAVPSSTFLYTLLKRYGFTIFLLSGRDEFQRKVTIENLSSQGFSGWEDLILRQDSDQGVPAVVYKSQKRLELVNKGYRIHGVSGSQWSDLLGFTVGERSFKIPNPLYYVS